The segment ATGGCCCACATTTTACAGCCGTTAACACAATGTGGGCTGTGATTGGGTTTTACTTTTAAACAGTTTTAGTTGCTTAATATTATGCTATCTCCAGTTTATGCTCCTAAAGccatatgaaaacaaagaatatCTGTTTTTGCCCAGTACAGCCATACCACCGATCCCTAGACCTCTAAGTGGTTTTCATAGTCACTAATGTGTAACAGAGCACAAGTTTTGGAAAGCACACATTCAATTCCTCTTTAGATTTGTTTTGGGTATTTTGGCTGCagtgatatattatatataaataagatCACTAATTTATAgtgatatatataaatttcagATGCAGTGCTTCCTGGATAGTTTTGGTTGCTCATTGTTTGCTCAGAATGGTGCTTTAACCACAGTATACAGCTAGATGACTCTTTGGATATGTCATcctgaattaaaaataatggcacaACATTGCCATATATGTTGTTCCTGATGTAGCTGACACCATTAGaggccaattttttaaaattcctcaccataatttttaataataacctttaaatgaacaataaaaaatattggccAGAAAATATGCAGGGAGTAAAAATTTTAGTGTCCTTTTATGTGGTGTTTAACAATCTGATAACCCAAAGGTTGGTAAATGTTGGTATCCAATTTAGGAATATTTGACTCTTATAAATCTGTTACTAAAGCTACCATTGCAAATATCAAATTTTTTAGTTAGATGCAGTTAGATGCAGCTTGCAGCCAATTTTAGTTAGATGCAGCTTGCAGCCAATGTGCTGTCCCACAAAAGAAAGCACATCAACTACTGTAAATTAATCAACATTAGTGAAGTTCTGATTTAGGATATTAGGACTGTTGGTGCAGTGGGGGGAGAGAGGGTTTTTTCACTATCAGCATCAAATATTACTTTTCTTTCTCCAGGGTCTTCTAACATACAGCTATTTCAACAACCCACAAAATGTTATATCTTCTTACGTACAACTGTGCAAAGTATAGTTCTACAGATTTTTGAATATTATAGTGCAACTACTTCTTAGTGCAGTTGCATTTGGACAATACACAGCAGATATAACTGGTCTGTATGACAACTGAATTTGGCAATAAAAAGTGTACAATGCACAGGTAAAATACAGTGGTACTTTTCTtttcatacacaaatacatttctagtTTTGGAGCAGCATGATTGTTATAAATAGCCTGTTTCATATATGGAACTTATCATTAATGTACATGTTGGTTCTGGTCTAGACACTAATCTATTTTATTTCTACCAGTTATGAAGATGGCTGAACCCGAAGAGGATCCAGGTGGGGAGGAAGCCAAAAGAGGGGCACCTGTGAGACCGAGAGAGCATTCTCCTATGCTACACCTGGATCTTTACAACTTTGAGTGCCCAGAGGCAGAGGGAAGTCGTTATGTGTTGACCAGCCCCCGTTCACTTGAGGCCTGTGCCCGATGTATGGTTAAGCCAGTGGAACTTTTATCAAGAAGCCTTTCTGATTTGGTCAGAGAAGCTCCAGGGCGATCCATGCGGGTTGCTACTGGTCTTTGTGAGGTATATGAGATAGAAAGACAGAGAAAGCTGAAAATGTGCAGGGAAGAGAGAGAACGCATTATTCGCCAGGAAAAGAGAAGAATACTGCCTTTGGTAATGAGCAGCGGTTTGGGTTCCCCATCAAGCTCAAAAGCACCTTCTCGAGCTGAACCTGCAGCACCTGTTGTGTCTAAGAGATATGACTCTCCTCCCCAAACAGGTACACAGAGAAGCAATACACCCCTCTCAGATTCTGGAAGATCTAAATCCCTTCCTTCTAAAGGCACTCAAAAGTCCAAACCACCTCCTTCCAAAAATCCGAATGTACCAgtatccaaaacaaagaaatgtagTACCACCCAGTCTAAAGAATACCATGGCAATGATGACTCAGTCACCAAGGTGCCCACCAAAAAGAGTAAAAGTCAATCACTGGACTCCCTACAAAAGATGAGAGATGGTTCATCAGGTAGAACTTCTTCAGAGTCCATAACATCTTCCTTTAGTGGGGACAGTCTCAGAGGCAGAACGACACAGTTCATACCAAAATCCAGGACACTTGATGCAGTAAATTCTTTACTAGGCAGAAGTTTCAGTCTGGGAGATCTTAGTCACTCACCACAAACAACAAAGAAGGTTGAGAAGATGGTgaaagaggtgaaaaaaaaaggcatacaaGAATTGCCTTCACGAGACAAAAAAATTGCGGCAATCATGATTGCCAGGCATGAGGAAGAAAACATTAGAAATGAGCAGCGCTACTGGGCACACCTACAATGGGAAACCCAGAGAAAAACATCAGACCTGCGGAAAGAGCAAGAGGAAAGAGAAAGGCAAAAAGCTATATTACAGGGGCAAAAGATGCTAGAGTCTCAGATTAGGAGAAGGCATGGCAAGAACTCTATGGATAAGTTTAATTCGGCAGCTTTAAACCAAAGTAAGAGTTTGATCCATGAAG is part of the Pyxicephalus adspersus chromosome 12, UCB_Pads_2.0, whole genome shotgun sequence genome and harbors:
- the CCDC177 gene encoding coiled-coil domain-containing protein 177 — encoded protein: MKMAEPEEDPGGEEAKRGAPVRPREHSPMLHLDLYNFECPEAEGSRYVLTSPRSLEACARCMVKPVELLSRSLSDLVREAPGRSMRVATGLCEVYEIERQRKLKMCREERERIIRQEKRRILPLVMSSGLGSPSSSKAPSRAEPAAPVVSKRYDSPPQTGTQRSNTPLSDSGRSKSLPSKGTQKSKPPPSKNPNVPVSKTKKCSTTQSKEYHGNDDSVTKVPTKKSKSQSLDSLQKMRDGSSGRTSSESITSSFSGDSLRGRTTQFIPKSRTLDAVNSLLGRSFSLGDLSHSPQTTKKVEKMVKEVKKKGIQELPSRDKKIAAIMIARHEEENIRNEQRYWAHLQWETQRKTSDLRKEQEERERQKAILQGQKMLESQIRRRHGKNSMDKFNSAALNQSKSLIHEAHLREQGPELEKHNKEELNKDKTEGKQKKIHQEQKTKSKYLSNDDEISQDKFLVAHQKKQEKATQLQVNKILQNKMDKMKHQALLQEITQKEESDNEELRKTLQKNLQRAQEKVGQLQEKKIQDLKSRAQREEMQILRARQAAERKERERAEHLKELVRTTEKRLQHASQIADEVAQHKARKAVESRLEKEKIQRENRQRVLQNEDMKRQELLMSIERKLERSEQIFKEKQTVLDNARSVARASFNIREKVRAETNIRTFDKMALEAELYANINKK